The following nucleotide sequence is from Borrelia coriaceae.
TCTTTAATTGTATCTTCAAAAGAATCTTTTTGAATAAAACCAACAGAAACCTTTGGCTTTTCTCCAACAGGAACAAAAATAATAGTAGGAAGACTTTGTACACCAAGAGCTATAGAAACGTCTTGTTCCTTATCAGTATCGACCTTATAAAAATCAATCTTATCACCATATTCTCTTGAAAGTTCATCATAAATCGGAGCAAGCATTTTACATGGGCCACACCAATCAGCATAAAAATCAATTATTGCAGGTTTTTTGCCTTTAAAATTCCACTCTTTATTATTTTTATAATCAAAAACCTTATCAATAAATTCCTCTTTAGTTAAACTAATTGCCATATTTTCTCCTAAATCAATCGATTTTTCATTATAACACAAATACAATATAATTAATAAGGAATTAAATATAGAAATGAACTTGATACTAATAAACAAAAATGAGCTTAAAGAAGGGCTCATGCTCAATGATTCAAGAGTAAAACACATTAATGAGATATTAAAACTTAAAAATAATGAAACATTTAAATTTGGTATTATTGGGGAGGAAAACATTTATGAATGCGTATATCAAAAAGACATAAAACTTTTTTTTAAAGAAAATCATAAAATAGCAAAGTCAAATAAGCTAAAAAAGCTAAAAGTAATAATTGGTTTAGTGCGACCAATTGCAGCAAAAAGAATAATAATGCACCTTGGAAGTATAGGAATATCTGAAATCATCTTTTTTAATGCTTTACTTAGCGAAAAATCCTACTCATGCTCCAAGCTTTTTAAAGAAAAGGAATATGAAAAATATCTAATAAAAGGCGCCATGCAAGGTGGTATTACCTACATACCAAAATTTAACATTTGCAATAATCTAATAAAAGTTTTAAAAAATATAGAATATGAAAAATCGGATACCACAAAAATACTACTTGAAAGAGAAAGCAAGCACAAACTAATTGACTTAAACATAAAAACAAAAAATACTGTTGTTATTATCGGTCCAGAAAGAGGATTTATAACGAAAGAAATAAACTTAATCAAAAAATATAATTTTAATGCCTATAACATTTCATCAAATATTTTAAAAACAGAAACATCTACAATCGTAGGATCCA
It contains:
- a CDS encoding 16S rRNA (uracil(1498)-N(3))-methyltransferase; its protein translation is MNLILINKNELKEGLMLNDSRVKHINEILKLKNNETFKFGIIGEENIYECVYQKDIKLFFKENHKIAKSNKLKKLKVIIGLVRPIAAKRIIMHLGSIGISEIIFFNALLSEKSYSCSKLFKEKEYEKYLIKGAMQGGITYIPKFNICNNLIKVLKNIEYEKSDTTKILLERESKHKLIDLNIKTKNTVVIIGPERGFITKEINLIKKYNFNAYNISSNILKTETSTIVGSTIITSKMQ
- the trxA gene encoding thioredoxin; protein product: MAISLTKEEFIDKVFDYKNNKEWNFKGKKPAIIDFYADWCGPCKMLAPIYDELSREYGDKIDFYKVDTDKEQDVSIALGVQSLPTIIFVPVGEKPKVSVGFIQKDSFEDTIKELFKV